The Methanobrevibacter gottschalkii DSM 11977 genome includes a region encoding these proteins:
- a CDS encoding right-handed parallel beta-helix repeat-containing protein, whose amino-acid sequence MKIDKFLLLILIFFILLSCVSLVSASNTVDTNLTHDASSDANIGINDIESYSSGVFSDDVKSTGNVIVNQRNYKMYFDDSNVLKKEYGGKIIAFSGKFTDKGVITIDSENTKITGRNTLFNNTVFNIKSNGVMLTNLNFVLNKEFSDNEGACVLINGDNVTVYNVDIDYNVPKNVTGFGIYSNGLDESLSDVKLVNNTVRLHGNALNDGYNYGVVLTNTRDAIVYGNIIDCQLPLRAVNWMAEIYGGISMDAVSGLAAGSCNGLRLSNNYIRCVVNGVAQGEPTLDAVLIYACHNSTIENNTIIENDYVTKKGDVNYLYGLDLYLSNDVVIYGNDIHIRTSGGKEAHGTAYPIQVTGQAENILIAFNNLSSYSNGPNIGIYSQNYYGVTHLDIISNFINVTGHASKHSWALVAGIEVQDSDDRIMNNTIIVDTVNKFEKGYNVYGISYSQRTDGDHNYNIQYNNVSTNSDHAVALKGSGSSTVSNSIVANNILKGRKYGGNRAAYITGGTGNVIINNTDGSRPVHKMTDDEYSDNLKFYLSSPFKGNGLGLGWLDGDGNSIIGNGDRNGNSLNNGNSGLVNNKVYGNNLNYSESQARNGVLNSTYYTYGSSGTDIASASSSSGSGAGSSNSESSDVKSYEVTKKINDNLIHIPIVIMAVIALILLIIGYKRKEHKE is encoded by the coding sequence TTGAAAATTGATAAATTTTTATTATTAATTTTGATATTTTTTATTTTGTTATCTTGTGTTAGTTTAGTTTCTGCTTCCAATACTGTTGATACAAATTTAACTCATGATGCAAGTAGTGATGCTAATATCGGAATTAATGATATTGAATCTTATTCTTCTGGTGTTTTTTCTGATGATGTGAAATCAACAGGTAATGTTATTGTTAATCAGAGAAATTATAAGATGTATTTTGATGATAGCAATGTTTTAAAAAAGGAGTATGGCGGCAAAATCATCGCGTTTAGTGGTAAGTTCACTGATAAAGGTGTTATTACTATTGATTCCGAAAATACTAAAATTACTGGTCGAAATACATTGTTTAACAATACTGTTTTTAACATCAAATCTAATGGTGTGATGTTGACTAATTTAAATTTTGTTTTAAATAAGGAATTTAGTGATAATGAAGGTGCTTGTGTACTGATTAATGGTGACAATGTCACTGTCTATAATGTTGATATTGATTATAATGTGCCTAAAAATGTTACCGGATTTGGAATCTATTCCAATGGTTTGGATGAAAGTTTATCTGATGTTAAACTGGTCAACAATACTGTTCGGCTTCATGGTAATGCTTTAAATGATGGGTATAATTATGGGGTGGTATTGACTAATACTCGTGATGCTATTGTTTATGGTAATATTATTGATTGTCAGCTTCCTTTGAGGGCTGTTAATTGGATGGCTGAAATATATGGAGGTATAAGTATGGATGCAGTATCCGGGCTGGCTGCGGGCTCATGTAATGGCTTAAGACTTTCCAATAACTACATCAGATGTGTTGTCAATGGTGTTGCTCAGGGCGAACCTACATTGGATGCTGTACTGATTTATGCATGTCACAATTCGACAATAGAAAACAATACAATTATTGAAAATGATTATGTTACAAAAAAGGGTGATGTTAATTATTTGTATGGTTTGGATTTGTATTTGTCTAATGATGTTGTAATCTATGGTAATGACATTCATATTCGCACAAGCGGAGGTAAAGAGGCTCACGGTACTGCTTATCCGATTCAAGTAACTGGACAGGCAGAAAATATCCTGATTGCATTTAACAATTTGAGCAGTTACAGTAACGGACCTAATATAGGTATTTATTCACAAAACTATTATGGAGTAACTCATCTGGATATTATTAGCAATTTTATTAATGTTACAGGTCATGCAAGCAAACACAGTTGGGCTTTGGTTGCTGGAATTGAAGTGCAGGATTCCGATGACAGAATAATGAACAATACCATTATTGTTGATACTGTGAATAAATTTGAAAAAGGATACAACGTTTACGGCATAAGCTATTCACAACGAACCGATGGAGATCACAATTATAATATTCAGTATAATAATGTCTCAACCAATAGTGACCATGCTGTTGCACTGAAAGGCAGTGGCAGTTCCACTGTCAGTAATTCCATTGTTGCCAATAATATTTTAAAGGGCAGAAAATATGGTGGAAACCGTGCAGCATACATTACTGGAGGAACAGGTAATGTTATTATTAATAATACTGATGGGTCCCGTCCTGTTCATAAAATGACTGATGATGAGTATTCCGATAATTTGAAATTTTATCTTTCAAGTCCTTTTAAAGGAAACGGTCTGGGATTGGGTTGGCTTGACGGTGATGGAAACTCCATAATCGGCAATGGTGACAGAAATGGCAATTCATTAAATAATGGAAATAGCGGTTTGGTTAACAATAAGGTTTATGGTAATAATCTTAATTATAGTGAATCGCAAGCACGTAATGGTGTTTTAAATTCAACATATTACACTTATGGTTCTTCAGGTACTGATATTGCCAGTGCTTCTTCATCTTCTGGTTCAGGTGCTGGAAGCAGTAACTCTGAGTCATCTGATGTGAAATCCTATGAAGTAACTAAAAAAATTAATGATAATTTAATTCATATTCCTATTGTTATTATGGCTGTTATTGCATTAATTTTACTAATCATCGGATATAAAAGAAAAGAACACAAAGAATAA
- a CDS encoding right-handed parallel beta-helix repeat-containing protein, translating into MKNSDDVLNIDVLNQNSTVNYPRSHKTIEITQDNYENYFNIRTGKIIDASCISKGDTLKIGNISNRAFVIDRQLILMPISSNDKISNGFIHLIKGSDGSTVTNLTINNTKDRLNILGGNVGQLHGIWLSNSNNNLISYNTIRIANAAGVYAMPMGWSSNNRIIYNNMKTYITCNMVMGQCHYNLISHNSLELLSYSDTSVTNLIYFNPFGHADYSGSGLCKYNMISFNDFKGFSNGPMSILLQSVYENHDGTVIANNTFSKGSYAIHLFGNNISVYGNVVLNSGIGISVFGRNFSVHNNAVIGDSQGYGIMAEANGGSLCNVYNNNITFIDVYNAIFIGNHVKAYNNYINIKEYGVSIFIKGNCSNIHDNRINNKHDAGISVLGNNNTINNNIINTKNIGITLPARSTNCRYYNNTFTNNKINSESYGIYIDGLVYNCIILDNIIETNSTMGIFKDITDELSNIEENNMVNGVILDSTYIIVNNTNYHKYFDKYGHLTFKFEKNKTKIIFLTFLTNKNLIFQEKINVISNKMNNLLINVTITFETNASGSLIRDFNFINHDKEAIILNGVNDVTVTRNNITNLFRNGSLSNSAVLIQDVCENLIISYNNIYVNSRTHCYTYAINAPSINPATHKMNNKLSKRVNILDNTIIMISSGITEAIYTDTLSESNFISNKINIISKNYGYGIAVSNMIGRLSDINVSNNEIVIHSEQMAYLIELLQVDNSTIENNKLYGKSNGVYAIGIYWSDNISVNNNAISVFGGNLSKILEISDVLGIGNSAIAILRNSSKIIISENIIYANLSKTIFDNTTDGIINASFNSFIIDNENYNCYFNEVGELYSNVVIKNSTLLIHNLTKNQLLIINDLVKISSYDLNSPSSISIIFKNNASNSIISNASFINSSIDLINVSNINIINNTFNSSNSCILNINGGEKNLFVNNELFINSTDISVINLNKTLLNIIKNNNIKFNTSNSKIITINNSNFTLISNNVIIGISDSLIFICSKGSSYDNIYKNILNANASSICGYLASNAKWSSISYNNILINKSTNQSAIYYCNNSSNNTINENYIISYSLNANDYAVSVISNESLSNLIIKNYLISSNGFKRANFAVYAPFDLVKDNSPFDIYVSCNGSDVVGDGSIDNPYATIKKAIENSLNLYVIHVFDGNYTESNIIIDKNLTLVAVNLGKVFIDVQINQLFDILEDNTLSISGFLIGNAHNVDGGSVFINNGKLFINNVVIFNSSSYFDNSHPIFDQNITYHEDNLIDKAHTVDCSNTGKGGAILNNGELIINSSIFFNNFGHRGGVIADYGKTIINSSIFYNNRGIHGGCIYSDSKNNLFVINSIFNNNTAVTSIDFCKIMLHSIGWSIGENYIYNYKSECDSPIGAGGVIYTKNTSVLIKNSSFIYNSARIGGVIATQCDIFTQLSNFISDVNLYIDNCYFNSNKANDTRFKDDPLYLKNYDYFNDYNGGVVYGTYNKLYINASNFYYNQVINNGGVLYAKANDGKIIDSIFNNNRAGSNGGALDISKNFLIMRSIISNNSARYGGAIEYDSYTYYGHIQDNFNIYNSTISNNKALNAGGAFNIGSGNVSVHDSNIVNNFAPSGTTINSHGIKYAIDMRYNYWGVLPNGHIGPDDSVWNVNHNLFKPWYKQWVEWKPKVIESNNSGFNSNSSNHNPYINPNSNSGGNNHNNPISTGSSSSTTTSIGGANGNNHGYGNGKYFGSGDGNNLGPSSGNGGFYLAIPGYNKYNGQNVNSNTSSNSHKSQNRGNVDSDSLSKSNSSKYNPDLVSAGFTVNAASSPSSSQRGIERASKESGSLSDSASYEITKKIKEVFYDENHITTFILFIIIILFLIILGYKYGVGKFDE; encoded by the coding sequence TTGAAAAACTCAGATGATGTTTTAAATATCGATGTTTTAAACCAAAATTCTACTGTTAATTATCCAAGGAGCCATAAAACAATTGAAATTACACAGGATAATTATGAAAATTATTTTAATATTAGAACAGGAAAGATTATTGATGCCTCATGTATTTCTAAGGGAGATACTTTAAAAATTGGCAATATTTCAAATAGGGCTTTTGTTATAGATCGTCAACTTATATTAATGCCAATCTCTTCTAATGATAAGATTAGTAATGGTTTTATCCATCTTATTAAAGGAAGTGATGGTTCTACTGTAACAAATCTTACTATTAATAATACAAAAGATAGATTAAATATTTTAGGTGGAAATGTAGGTCAATTACATGGTATTTGGTTATCAAATTCTAATAATAATCTTATTTCATATAATACAATAAGGATTGCAAATGCTGCAGGCGTTTATGCCATGCCTATGGGTTGGTCAAGCAATAATAGAATTATTTACAATAATATGAAAACATATATCACATGTAATATGGTTATGGGACAATGTCATTATAATTTAATTTCACATAATAGTTTAGAATTGTTAAGTTATTCCGATACATCTGTTACAAATTTAATTTATTTTAATCCTTTTGGGCATGCCGATTATAGTGGTTCTGGATTATGTAAATATAATATGATTTCATTCAATGATTTTAAAGGTTTTTCTAATGGGCCTATGTCCATTTTATTACAAAGTGTTTATGAAAATCATGATGGCACTGTTATTGCAAATAACACTTTTTCTAAAGGCTCATATGCTATTCATTTATTTGGTAACAATATTTCTGTTTATGGTAATGTAGTACTCAATAGTGGTATTGGTATTTCTGTTTTTGGACGTAATTTTTCTGTTCATAATAATGCTGTAATTGGTGACAGTCAAGGTTATGGTATTATGGCAGAAGCGAATGGTGGTTCGCTGTGTAATGTTTATAATAATAATATTACTTTTATAGATGTTTATAATGCAATATTTATTGGTAATCATGTCAAAGCTTATAATAATTATATAAATATCAAAGAATATGGGGTGAGTATATTTATTAAAGGTAACTGCTCCAATATTCATGATAATAGGATTAATAACAAACATGATGCTGGTATATCAGTATTAGGTAATAATAACACTATAAATAACAATATTATTAATACCAAAAATATAGGTATTACACTACCTGCTAGATCTACTAACTGCCGTTATTATAATAATACATTTACCAATAATAAAATTAATAGTGAAAGTTATGGTATTTATATTGATGGTTTAGTTTATAATTGTATAATATTGGATAATATTATTGAAACTAATAGTACTATGGGCATTTTTAAAGACATAACTGATGAATTATCCAATATTGAAGAAAATAACATGGTTAATGGTGTTATTTTAGATTCAACATATATTATTGTCAATAATACTAACTATCATAAATATTTTGATAAATATGGGCATTTAACATTTAAATTCGAAAAAAATAAAACTAAAATAATATTTTTAACATTTTTAACAAATAAAAATTTAATTTTTCAGGAAAAAATAAATGTAATTAGTAATAAAATGAACAATTTACTAATTAATGTTACAATTACTTTTGAAACCAATGCCAGTGGTTCATTAATACGTGATTTTAATTTTATTAATCATGATAAAGAAGCTATTATTCTAAATGGTGTTAATGATGTTACAGTCACTAGGAATAATATTACAAATTTATTTAGAAATGGCAGTTTATCTAATTCAGCTGTATTGATTCAAGATGTTTGTGAAAATCTTATAATATCCTATAATAATATATATGTAAATTCAAGAACACATTGTTATACTTATGCAATCAATGCTCCTTCAATTAATCCAGCTACTCATAAAATGAATAACAAATTATCTAAAAGAGTTAATATTTTAGATAATACAATAATCATGATTTCTTCAGGTATTACAGAAGCTATTTACACTGATACTCTATCTGAAAGTAATTTTATTTCTAATAAAATTAATATTATTTCTAAAAATTATGGATATGGTATTGCAGTTTCTAATATGATTGGAAGGTTATCTGATATTAATGTTTCAAATAATGAAATTGTTATCCATAGTGAGCAAATGGCATATTTAATCGAACTTCTCCAAGTGGATAATTCAACAATTGAAAATAATAAGTTATATGGTAAAAGTAATGGAGTCTATGCTATTGGTATATATTGGTCTGATAATATTTCTGTTAATAATAATGCCATTTCTGTATTTGGTGGAAATTTATCTAAAATTTTAGAAATATCTGATGTATTAGGTATCGGAAATTCAGCTATAGCAATACTTAGGAATTCATCTAAAATTATTATTTCCGAAAATATTATTTATGCTAATCTTTCAAAAACAATATTTGACAATACTACTGATGGGATTATAAATGCATCTTTTAATTCATTTATTATTGATAATGAGAACTATAACTGTTATTTTAATGAGGTTGGAGAATTATATTCTAATGTTGTAATAAAAAATAGTACTTTGCTAATTCATAATTTAACAAAAAATCAATTATTGATTATAAATGATCTAGTTAAAATCTCATCTTATGATTTAAATTCACCCTCTTCAATTTCAATAATTTTTAAAAATAATGCATCAAATTCAATTATTTCCAATGCATCTTTTATTAATTCTTCAATTGATTTAATCAATGTTTCAAATATTAATATTATAAATAACACTTTTAACTCTTCAAATAGTTGTATATTAAATATTAATGGTGGAGAAAAAAATTTATTTGTTAATAATGAGCTATTTATTAATTCTACTGATATTTCAGTGATTAATCTCAATAAAACTTTATTAAATATTATAAAAAATAATAATATTAAATTCAATACATCTAATTCTAAAATTATAACTATTAATAATTCTAATTTCACATTGATTAGTAATAATGTAATAATAGGCATATCCGATTCATTAATTTTTATTTGTTCTAAGGGTTCAAGTTATGATAATATTTATAAAAATATATTAAATGCTAATGCTTCGTCAATATGCGGATATTTAGCTTCTAATGCAAAATGGAGTAGTATTAGTTATAATAATATTTTAATTAATAAATCAACCAATCAGTCAGCTATATATTATTGTAATAACTCATCTAATAATACAATTAATGAAAACTATATTATTTCATATTCACTAAATGCTAATGACTATGCAGTTTCAGTAATTTCAAATGAAAGTTTATCAAATTTAATAATTAAAAACTATTTAATAAGTTCTAATGGATTTAAACGAGCTAATTTTGCAGTATACGCTCCATTTGATTTGGTTAAAGATAATTCTCCATTTGACATTTATGTTTCATGTAATGGAAGTGATGTTGTAGGAGATGGTAGTATTGATAATCCTTATGCTACAATCAAAAAAGCTATTGAAAATAGTTTAAATTTGTATGTTATACATGTATTTGATGGAAATTATACTGAGTCTAATATTATTATTGATAAGAATTTAACACTTGTTGCTGTTAATTTAGGTAAAGTTTTCATTGATGTTCAAATTAATCAATTATTTGATATACTTGAAGATAATACTTTATCAATTTCTGGCTTTTTAATTGGAAATGCTCATAATGTTGATGGAGGATCCGTATTTATTAACAATGGTAAGTTGTTCATTAATAATGTAGTTATATTTAATTCCTCATCTTATTTTGATAATTCTCATCCAATATTTGACCAAAATATAACTTATCATGAAGATAATTTAATTGATAAAGCACATACAGTTGATTGTTCTAATACAGGTAAAGGCGGAGCAATTCTCAATAACGGTGAATTAATTATTAATTCATCTATCTTTTTTAATAATTTTGGGCATCGTGGTGGTGTAATAGCTGATTATGGCAAAACTATTATAAATTCATCTATTTTTTATAATAATCGGGGAATTCATGGAGGATGTATTTATTCAGATTCAAAAAATAATTTGTTTGTAATTAACTCTATTTTTAATAATAACACAGCAGTAACTTCAATAGACTTTTGTAAAATCATGTTACATTCCATTGGTTGGTCAATTGGAGAGAATTATATTTATAATTATAAATCTGAATGTGATTCACCAATTGGTGCTGGTGGAGTAATTTATACTAAAAATACTTCAGTATTAATTAAAAATTCATCTTTTATTTATAATTCTGCTCGTATTGGTGGTGTAATAGCCACACAATGTGATATTTTTACACAACTATCAAATTTTATTTCTGATGTTAATTTATATATTGATAATTGTTATTTTAATAGTAATAAGGCTAATGATACTAGATTTAAAGATGATCCACTTTATTTAAAGAACTATGATTATTTTAACGATTATAATGGAGGAGTTGTTTATGGAACATACAATAAACTATATATAAATGCTTCTAATTTTTATTATAATCAGGTTATTAATAATGGAGGAGTTTTATATGCTAAAGCTAATGATGGTAAGATAATAGACTCTATTTTCAATAATAATCGTGCAGGAAGTAATGGTGGTGCTTTAGATATTTCAAAAAATTTCCTTATCATGAGATCAATTATTTCAAATAATTCAGCTAGATATGGTGGAGCTATTGAATATGATTCTTATACCTATTATGGGCATATTCAAGACAACTTTAACATTTATAATTCCACCATATCTAATAATAAAGCTTTAAATGCTGGTGGTGCATTTAACATAGGTTCTGGAAATGTTTCTGTTCATGATTCAAATATTGTAAATAATTTTGCACCTTCTGGTACTACAATAAATTCTCATGGAATCAAATACGCTATTGATATGAGATATAACTATTGGGGTGTATTGCCAAATGGTCATATTGGACCTGATGACTCAGTTTGGAATGTGAATCATAATTTATTTAAACCATGGTACAAACAATGGGTAGAATGGAAGCCAAAAGTCATTGAATCAAATAATTCTGGTTTTAACTCTAATTCTAGTAATCATAATCCTTATATCAATCCTAATTCCAACTCTGGTGGAAATAATCATAATAATCCAATATCTACAGGATCTAGTTCTTCCACTACAACTTCAATTGGTGGAGCTAATGGGAATAATCATGGATACGGTAATGGGAAATACTTTGGTTCAGGTGATGGAAATAATTTGGGTCCGAGTAGTGGAAATGGAGGTTTTTATTTAGCTATTCCAGGTTATAATAAATATAATGGGCAAAATGTGAATTCAAATACCTCATCAAATTCACATAAGTCTCAAAATCGTGGAAATGTTGATTCAGATAGCCTCAGTAAATCAAATAGTTCAAAATATAATCCTGATTTAGTTTCTGCTGGTTTTACTGTTAATGCTGCTTCATCTCCATCAAGTTCTCAAAGAGGAATAGAACGTGCTAGTAAGGAATCAGGTTCTTTAAGTGATTCAGCATCTTATGAAATTACTAAAAAAATTAAAGAAGTCTTTTATGATGAGAACCATATAACTACGTTTATTTTATTTATAATTATTATATTGTTTTTAATAATTTTAGGATACAAATATGGAGTTGGTAAATTTGATGAATGA